The proteins below are encoded in one region of Bacillus vallismortis:
- the sdaAB gene encoding L-serine ammonia-lyase, iron-sulfur-dependent subunit beta, whose product MKYRSVFDIIGPVMIGPSSSHTAGAARIGRVARSLFGREPERIIVSFYGSFAETYKGHGTDVAIIGGLLDFDTFDERIKTAIQIAEDKGIEIEFRVEDAVPVHPNTAKITISDKKGELELTGISIGGGKIEITELNGFELRLSGNHPAILVVHNDKFGTIAGVANVLAKFSINVGHMEVARKDIGQLALMTIEVDQNIDEQILNELSKLPNIIQVTKIAD is encoded by the coding sequence ATGAAATACAGAAGCGTTTTTGATATTATCGGCCCGGTTATGATCGGTCCGTCCAGCTCGCATACGGCGGGGGCGGCAAGAATCGGGAGAGTGGCCAGAAGTTTATTTGGCAGAGAGCCTGAGCGCATCATCGTATCCTTTTACGGCTCTTTTGCGGAAACGTATAAAGGCCACGGCACAGATGTCGCGATTATCGGCGGATTGCTTGATTTTGATACATTTGACGAACGGATTAAAACCGCTATACAAATTGCAGAAGATAAAGGAATTGAAATAGAGTTTCGCGTTGAAGACGCTGTGCCCGTCCACCCGAACACAGCCAAAATCACCATTTCTGATAAAAAGGGAGAGCTTGAGCTGACAGGTATTTCGATTGGCGGAGGAAAGATTGAAATCACAGAATTAAATGGTTTTGAACTCCGATTGTCAGGAAATCATCCTGCTATATTGGTTGTTCATAATGACAAGTTTGGCACGATTGCCGGTGTTGCCAATGTCCTGGCGAAATTTTCAATCAACGTTGGCCATATGGAAGTAGCCCGAAAGGATATCGGCCAGCTTGCTTTGATGACAATAGAAGTCGATCAAAATATTGACGAACAAATTCTCAACGAGCTGTCAAAGCTGCCGAATATTATTCAGGTAACAAAGATTGCTGACTAG
- a CDS encoding DAK2 domain-containing protein, which translates to MSIRTLDGRTFAGMILAGAQNLSQNASAVDALNVFPVPDGDTGTNMNLSMTSGAREVEQMDTDDIGKVGSALSKGLLMGARGNSGVILSQLFRGFSKSIETKKEMNAQEFAAALQAGVDMAYKAVMKPVEGTILTVAKDAAKKAVALAEKETDITALMTAVTEEAEASLNRTPELLPVLKEVGVVDSGGKGLLCVYEGFLASLKGETVPQKAVLPSLDDMVSAEHHKSAQSAMNTEDIEFGFCTEVMVRLDQEKREFNEGTFRQDLSQFGDSLLVIADESLAKVHIHAEEPGNVLNYAQHYGELIKIKIENMREQHTSLISQESKPSGNEKPPAKQPYGVVTVAMGEGISDLFKSIGASVVIEGGQTMNPSTEDIVDAVKSVNAETVFILPNNSNIIMAANQAASVMDGQVFVIPAKTVPQGMSALLAFHPDQEAEANEANMLSAIQQVKSGQVTYSVRDTHIDGKDIKKGDFMGILNGTIIGTAEDQLSAAKTLLSEMIGEDDEIVTILYGEDASQEEAEELEAFLSEKYEEIEVEIHNGKQPLYSYIVSAE; encoded by the coding sequence TTGTCTATTAGAACATTAGACGGCAGAACCTTTGCCGGGATGATTCTCGCGGGAGCGCAGAATCTGTCTCAAAATGCGAGTGCGGTTGATGCGCTCAACGTGTTTCCGGTGCCGGACGGCGATACGGGGACAAATATGAACCTGTCGATGACTTCCGGAGCAAGAGAAGTGGAGCAAATGGATACGGATGATATCGGTAAGGTGGGTTCCGCGTTATCGAAAGGGCTGCTCATGGGAGCGCGCGGAAATTCAGGAGTGATCCTGTCCCAATTGTTCCGCGGATTCAGTAAAAGCATTGAAACGAAAAAAGAAATGAATGCACAAGAGTTTGCCGCTGCGCTGCAAGCCGGTGTTGATATGGCGTATAAAGCTGTCATGAAGCCTGTAGAGGGCACCATTTTAACAGTTGCAAAAGACGCTGCGAAAAAAGCGGTGGCTCTGGCAGAAAAAGAAACCGATATCACAGCGCTGATGACTGCAGTGACAGAGGAAGCAGAGGCATCTTTAAACAGGACACCTGAATTGCTTCCAGTTCTAAAGGAAGTAGGAGTCGTCGACAGCGGGGGCAAAGGCCTGCTTTGTGTGTATGAAGGTTTCCTCGCTTCATTAAAAGGTGAAACTGTGCCTCAGAAAGCTGTTCTTCCGTCACTTGACGACATGGTCAGCGCAGAGCATCATAAGAGCGCGCAAAGCGCAATGAATACAGAAGATATCGAATTTGGTTTTTGTACTGAAGTGATGGTTAGACTCGATCAGGAAAAACGAGAATTCAATGAAGGTACGTTCAGACAAGATCTTAGCCAGTTCGGTGATTCTCTGTTAGTCATTGCGGATGAATCGCTGGCGAAGGTTCATATTCATGCGGAAGAACCGGGAAATGTATTAAACTATGCCCAGCATTATGGTGAATTGATCAAAATTAAAATAGAGAATATGAGAGAACAACATACTTCTCTTATCAGCCAGGAAAGCAAGCCTTCTGGCAACGAAAAACCGCCGGCAAAGCAGCCCTATGGCGTTGTGACTGTAGCAATGGGAGAAGGCATTTCTGACTTATTTAAAAGCATTGGCGCTTCTGTTGTGATTGAAGGCGGTCAGACAATGAACCCGAGCACTGAGGATATTGTCGATGCCGTGAAATCCGTAAATGCGGAAACAGTGTTTATCTTACCGAATAACTCCAACATCATCATGGCGGCTAATCAAGCGGCAAGTGTAATGGATGGACAGGTTTTCGTCATTCCTGCCAAAACGGTTCCCCAAGGGATGTCAGCCCTGCTGGCATTTCATCCGGATCAAGAAGCTGAAGCGAACGAGGCCAATATGCTTAGCGCCATTCAGCAGGTGAAAAGCGGGCAAGTGACGTACTCAGTCAGAGATACCCATATTGATGGCAAGGATATTAAAAAAGGCGACTTTATGGGAATTCTGAATGGAACGATTATCGGCACTGCTGAAGATCAGCTGTCAGCCGCGAAAACGCTGCTGTCAGAAATGATCGGAGAAGACGACGAAATTGTTACCATCCTATACGGTGAGGATGCGTCTCAGGAAGAAGCTGAGGAGCTTGAAGCGTTCCTTAGTGAAAAGTACGAGGAGATTGAGGTTGAGATCCATAACGGAAAACAGCCGCTGTATTCTTATATCGTTTCAGCAGAATAG
- a CDS encoding Asp23/Gls24 family envelope stress response protein yields MSIELRTKYGQIDISNEVIAMVAGGAAIDCYGIVGMASKNQIKDGLTEILRKENFSRGVQVRQEGEQIHIDMYIIVSYGTKISEVAHNVQTKVKYTVNQTIGLAVDSVNIYVQGVRVTNP; encoded by the coding sequence GTGTCCATTGAATTAAGAACGAAGTACGGGCAGATTGATATATCTAATGAAGTCATTGCGATGGTGGCAGGAGGCGCGGCGATCGACTGTTACGGCATTGTCGGAATGGCCTCTAAAAACCAGATTAAAGACGGACTGACTGAAATCCTTCGGAAAGAGAATTTCAGCAGAGGCGTCCAAGTTCGCCAAGAAGGAGAACAGATACATATTGACATGTATATCATTGTCAGCTATGGAACGAAAATTTCTGAAGTGGCACATAATGTCCAAACAAAAGTAAAGTACACAGTAAATCAAACCATCGGATTGGCAGTGGACTCTGTTAATATTTATGTCCAAGGCGTCCGAGTGACGAACCCGTAG
- the rpmB gene encoding 50S ribosomal protein L28 — protein sequence MARKCVITGKKTTAGNNRSHAMNASKRTWGANLQKVRILVNGKPKKVYVSARALKSGKVERV from the coding sequence ATGGCACGTAAATGCGTTATCACAGGTAAAAAAACAACAGCTGGGAATAACCGTTCTCACGCAATGAACGCTTCTAAGCGCACTTGGGGCGCGAATCTTCAAAAGGTTCGTATCCTTGTGAACGGAAAACCTAAAAAAGTATATGTATCTGCTCGAGCTTTGAAATCCGGTAAAGTTGAGCGTGTATAA
- the spoVM gene encoding stage V sporulation protein SpoVM, whose amino-acid sequence MKFYTIKLPKFLGGIVRAMLGSFRKD is encoded by the coding sequence ATGAAATTTTACACCATTAAATTGCCGAAGTTTTTAGGAGGAATTGTCCGGGCGATGCTGGGTTCATTTAGAAAAGATTAA
- a CDS encoding thiamine diphosphokinase, with protein sequence MKTINIVAGGPKDLIPDLTGYTAGDILWIGVDKGTVTLLDAGLIPDEAFGDFDSITEQERSRIENAAPALHVYQAEKDQTDLDLALDWALEKQPDIIQIFGITGGRADHFLGNIQLLYRGIKTNIKIRLIDKQNHIQMFPPGEYDMEKDENKRYISFIPFSEEIHELTLAGFKYPLNNCHITLGSTLCISNELIHSRGTFSFAKGILIMIRSTD encoded by the coding sequence ATGAAAACAATCAATATCGTTGCGGGAGGCCCTAAAGATCTCATTCCTGATCTAACCGGCTATACAGCTGGGGACATCCTTTGGATCGGTGTTGATAAAGGCACCGTTACTCTTTTAGATGCCGGGCTCATTCCTGATGAAGCTTTTGGAGATTTTGACAGCATAACAGAGCAAGAACGCAGCCGAATTGAAAATGCCGCTCCCGCACTTCATGTGTATCAAGCAGAAAAAGATCAAACAGATTTAGATCTCGCCCTTGATTGGGCGCTGGAAAAACAGCCGGATATCATTCAGATTTTCGGCATTACAGGCGGCAGAGCTGATCATTTTTTAGGAAATATTCAGCTTCTGTACAGAGGTATAAAAACGAATATCAAAATTAGGCTGATAGACAAACAAAATCATATTCAAATGTTCCCTCCCGGTGAATATGATATGGAGAAGGATGAAAACAAGCGATATATCTCCTTCATACCGTTTTCCGAAGAAATACATGAGCTGACACTGGCCGGTTTTAAATATCCGCTGAATAATTGTCATATTACGCTCGGTTCAACACTATGTATTAGTAACGAACTCATTCATTCACGAGGTACTTTTTCGTTTGCAAAAGGCATATTAATAATGATAAGAAGCACGGATTAG
- the rpe gene encoding ribulose-phosphate 3-epimerase, with product MIKVAPSILSADFAALGNEIKDVEKGGADCIHIDVMDGHFVPNITIGPLIVEAVRPVTDLPLDVHLMIEEPDRYIPAFAKAGADILSVHAEACPHLHRTIQLIQEQGVKAGVVLNPHTPVQVIEHVFDDLDLVLLMTVNPGFGGQKFIHSVLPKIKEVKRMADERGKKDLLIEVDGGVNKETAPLVIEAGANLLVAGSAVYSQPDRQKAISEIRGSK from the coding sequence ATGATAAAGGTTGCACCATCTATTCTATCCGCTGATTTTGCCGCTCTAGGCAATGAGATTAAAGATGTAGAAAAGGGCGGAGCCGATTGTATTCATATTGATGTCATGGACGGCCACTTTGTCCCGAATATCACGATCGGTCCGCTGATTGTAGAGGCTGTTCGGCCGGTAACAGACCTGCCGCTGGATGTTCATTTAATGATAGAAGAGCCGGATCGTTACATCCCGGCTTTCGCTAAAGCCGGCGCAGATATCCTGTCGGTGCATGCTGAGGCATGTCCGCACCTGCACCGTACCATCCAGCTTATTCAAGAGCAAGGGGTGAAGGCCGGTGTTGTTCTGAACCCGCATACGCCTGTACAAGTTATCGAGCATGTTTTCGACGACCTTGATCTTGTTCTTTTAATGACGGTGAACCCGGGATTTGGCGGGCAGAAATTTATTCATTCTGTCCTTCCTAAAATCAAAGAGGTTAAGCGAATGGCGGATGAAAGAGGAAAAAAAGATCTGTTAATTGAAGTAGACGGCGGCGTCAATAAAGAAACCGCTCCGCTAGTGATTGAAGCGGGCGCAAATTTACTCGTAGCCGGCTCAGCTGTTTACAGCCAGCCTGACCGCCAAAAAGCAATTTCTGAAATCAGAGGAAGTAAATAA
- the rsgA gene encoding ribosome small subunit-dependent GTPase A, whose product MPEGKIIKALSGFYYVLDESGDSDKVVQCRGRGIFRKNKITPLVGDYVVYQAENDKEGYLLEIKERTNELIRPPICNVDQAVLVFSAVQPSFSTALLDRFLVLVEANDIQPIICITKMDLIEDQDTHDAIQTYAQDYRNIGYDVYLTSSKDQNSLTDIIPHFQDKTTVFAGQSGVGKSSLLNAISPELGLRTNEISEHLGRGKHTTRHVELIHTSGGLVADTPGFSSLEFTDIEEEELGYTFPDIREKSASCKFRGCLHLKEPKCAVKQAVEDGELKQYRYDHYVEFMTEIKDRKPRY is encoded by the coding sequence ATGCCCGAGGGCAAAATTATTAAGGCGCTAAGCGGTTTTTACTATGTACTGGATGAATCAGGTGATTCAGATAAAGTGGTTCAATGCAGAGGAAGAGGCATTTTTAGAAAGAACAAAATTACCCCTCTTGTCGGTGATTACGTTGTGTATCAAGCTGAAAATGACAAAGAGGGATATCTGCTAGAAATTAAAGAAAGAACCAATGAGCTTATCAGGCCGCCAATTTGCAACGTGGATCAAGCGGTCCTTGTTTTCTCAGCGGTTCAGCCTTCTTTCAGCACGGCATTGCTCGACCGCTTCTTGGTTCTCGTTGAAGCCAATGATATTCAGCCGATTATATGCATTACAAAAATGGATCTGATTGAAGATCAGGATACACATGATGCGATTCAAACCTATGCACAAGACTACCGGAATATTGGGTATGACGTGTATCTCACCTCCTCTAAGGACCAAAACAGTTTAACGGATATCATCCCGCATTTTCAGGACAAAACAACGGTATTTGCCGGTCAGTCCGGTGTGGGAAAATCCTCGCTTCTCAACGCGATCAGTCCGGAGCTTGGTTTAAGAACTAACGAGATTTCCGAACATTTGGGCCGCGGGAAACACACTACCCGCCACGTAGAGCTGATTCACACGTCCGGAGGCTTGGTTGCAGATACTCCGGGATTCAGCTCGCTCGAATTTACAGACATTGAGGAAGAAGAGCTGGGTTATACCTTCCCTGATATCAGAGAAAAAAGCGCTTCGTGCAAATTCAGAGGCTGTTTGCATCTGAAAGAACCAAAATGTGCAGTCAAACAAGCTGTTGAAGACGGGGAATTAAAGCAGTACCGCTACGACCATTATGTTGAATTTATGACGGAGATTAAAGACAGAAAGCCGAGGTATTAG
- the prkC gene encoding serine/threonine protein kinase PrkC, whose translation MLIGKRISGRYQILRVIGGGGMANVYLAEDMILDREVAIKILRFDYVNDNEFIRRFRREAQSASSLDHPNIVSIYDLGEEDDIYYIVMEYVEGMTLKEYITANGPLHPKEALNIMEQIVSAIAHAHQNQIVHRDIKPHNILIDHMGNIKVTDFGIATALSSTTITHTNSVLGSVHYLSPEQARGGLATKKSDIYALGIVLFELLTGRIPFDGESAVSIALKHLQAETPSARRWNPSLPQSVENIILKATAKDPFHRYETAEDMEADIKTAFDADRLNEKKFTIQEDEEMTKAIPIIKDEELAKAVAEKEAELTPINENKTKKNGKRKKWPWVLLTVCIIFITAGILAVTVFPSLFMLKDVKIPDVSGMEYEKAADLLEKDGLQVDSEVLEISDEKIDEGLIVKTDPKADSTVKEGATVTLYKSTGKAKMEIGDVTGQTADQAKIALKDQGFKHVTVNEVNDEKSAGTVIEQNPSAGTELVPSEDQVKLTVSIGPEDITLRDLKTYSKEAASGYLEDNGLKLIEKEAYSDDVPEGQVVKQKPAAGTAVKPGNEVEVTFSLGPEKKPAKTVKEKVEIPYEPENEGDELEVQIAIDDADHSISDTYEEFKIKEPAERTIELKIESGQKGYYQVMVNNKVVSYKTIEYPKGE comes from the coding sequence GTGCTAATCGGCAAGCGGATCAGCGGGCGTTACCAAATTCTTCGCGTCATAGGCGGCGGAGGAATGGCCAACGTGTACTTAGCTGAGGATATGATTCTAGACCGTGAAGTCGCAATCAAAATCCTGCGGTTTGACTATGTGAATGACAATGAGTTTATCAGGCGTTTCCGAAGAGAAGCCCAATCCGCATCAAGCCTCGATCACCCGAATATCGTCAGTATTTACGATTTGGGTGAGGAAGATGATATTTATTATATTGTCATGGAATACGTTGAGGGCATGACGCTTAAAGAATACATAACAGCAAACGGGCCGCTTCACCCTAAAGAAGCGCTGAACATCATGGAGCAAATTGTCTCAGCCATAGCGCATGCCCATCAAAATCAGATCGTTCACAGAGACATTAAGCCGCACAACATTTTGATCGACCATATGGGAAATATCAAAGTGACGGATTTCGGAATTGCGACGGCATTAAGCTCGACCACAATCACCCATACCAATTCTGTGCTGGGCTCAGTCCATTACTTATCACCTGAACAGGCGCGGGGCGGTTTGGCGACAAAAAAATCTGATATTTATGCGCTTGGAATCGTTCTTTTCGAGCTTTTAACCGGCCGTATCCCGTTTGATGGAGAATCGGCAGTCAGCATCGCCTTAAAGCATCTACAGGCGGAAACTCCTTCGGCGAGAAGGTGGAACCCGTCATTGCCCCAAAGCGTTGAAAACATCATCCTAAAGGCAACTGCCAAAGACCCTTTTCATCGCTATGAGACAGCTGAAGATATGGAAGCAGATATAAAAACAGCTTTTGATGCCGACAGACTCAATGAGAAGAAATTTACGATTCAAGAAGATGAAGAGATGACAAAAGCGATTCCGATCATTAAAGATGAAGAGCTCGCGAAAGCTGTTGCAGAAAAAGAAGCTGAATTGACACCCATCAACGAAAATAAAACAAAGAAAAACGGCAAAAGAAAAAAGTGGCCGTGGGTTTTGCTAACGGTTTGCATCATTTTCATCACAGCTGGAATTCTCGCTGTCACCGTTTTCCCGTCGCTTTTTATGCTTAAAGATGTCAAAATACCTGATGTCTCCGGAATGGAATACGAAAAGGCGGCAGACCTTTTGGAAAAAGACGGCCTGCAGGTTGATTCCGAGGTTTTGGAAATCTCAGATGAGAAAATTGACGAAGGCCTGATTGTAAAAACGGATCCTAAAGCAGACTCCACAGTTAAAGAAGGCGCTACGGTCACGCTTTATAAAAGCACCGGAAAAGCTAAAATGGAGATCGGCGACGTGACAGGCCAAACGGCCGATCAGGCAAAAATAGCGTTAAAGGACCAAGGATTTAAACATGTTACAGTGAATGAAGTGAACGACGAGAAAAGCGCTGGCACTGTCATCGAACAGAATCCGTCTGCAGGGACTGAGCTTGTGCCGAGTGAAGATCAAGTCAAGCTCACGGTCAGTATCGGGCCCGAAGACATTACGCTTAGAGACTTGAAAACGTACAGTAAAGAAGCGGCGTCTGGATATCTGGAAGACAACGGACTGAAGCTGATAGAAAAAGAAGCATACTCAGATGATGTTCCAGAAGGGCAGGTTGTCAAACAAAAGCCAGCGGCAGGAACGGCAGTAAAGCCGGGAAACGAAGTTGAGGTGACATTCTCTCTGGGACCTGAGAAAAAACCCGCGAAAACAGTAAAAGAAAAGGTCGAGATCCCCTACGAGCCAGAAAATGAGGGGGACGAGCTTGAGGTGCAAATCGCGATTGACGATGCGGATCACAGCATCTCTGACACTTACGAGGAATTTAAGATAAAAGAGCCGGCAGAACGAACGATCGAATTGAAGATTGAATCCGGCCAAAAAGGGTACTATCAAGTGATGGTAAACAATAAAGTCGTCAGCTACAAAACCATTGAGTATCCTAAAGGTGAATAA
- the prpC gene encoding protein-serine/threonine phosphatase PrpC encodes MLTALKTDTGKIRQHNEDDAGIFKGKDDFVLAVVADGMGGHLAGDVASKMAVKAMGEKWNEAETIPVAPAACENWLNEQILAVNSKIYEHAQAHEECQGMGTTIVCALFTGKTVSVAHIGDSRCYLLQDSDFIQVTEDHSLVNELVRTGEISREDAEHHPRKNVLTKALGTDQSVSIDTRSFDIEPGDKLLLCSDGLTNKVEGTELKDILQSDQAPQEKVNLLVDKANQNGGEDNITAVLLELALHVEEGEDQC; translated from the coding sequence TTGTTAACAGCCTTAAAAACAGATACAGGAAAAATCCGCCAGCATAACGAAGATGATGCGGGGATATTCAAAGGGAAAGACGATTTTGTATTAGCGGTTGTCGCTGATGGCATGGGCGGCCATCTTGCTGGAGATGTTGCGAGCAAGATGGCTGTAAAAGCCATGGGGGAGAAATGGAATGAGGCGGAGACGATTCCAGTTGCGCCCGCAGCATGTGAAAATTGGCTAAATGAGCAGATTCTTGCGGTAAACAGTAAAATATACGAGCATGCCCAAGCCCACGAAGAATGCCAAGGCATGGGAACAACGATTGTATGTGCGCTTTTTACAGGGAAAACGGTTTCTGTTGCCCATATAGGTGACAGCAGATGCTATTTGCTTCAGGACAGTGATTTCATCCAGGTGACAGAAGATCATTCACTTGTAAATGAGCTGGTTCGCACTGGGGAGATTTCCAGAGAAGACGCTGAACATCATCCGCGGAAAAATGTGCTGACGAAGGCGCTTGGAACAGACCAGTCAGTTAGCATTGACACTCGTTCCTTTGATATCGAACCCGGGGACAAGCTGCTTCTATGTTCTGATGGACTGACGAATAAAGTGGAAGGCACTGAATTAAAAGACATCCTGCAAAGCGATCAAGCTCCTCAGGAAAAAGTAAACCTGCTAGTGGACAAAGCCAATCAGAATGGCGGGGAAGACAACATTACAGCAGTTTTGCTTGAGCTTGCTTTACATGTTGAAGAGGGTGAAGATCAGTGCTAA
- the rlmN gene encoding 23S rRNA (adenine(2503)-C(2))-methyltransferase RlmN codes for MAEMKKTKGRKELRTERPSIYSFELDEIKQWLTDNGEKPFRAAQIFEWLYEKRVSSFEEMTNLSKDLREKLSAHFVLTTLKTAVKQTSSDGTMKFLFELHDGYTIETVLMRHEYGNSVCVTTQVGCRIGCTFCASTLGGLKRNLEAGEIVAQVVKVQQALDETDERVSSVVIMGIGEPFDNFEEMLAFLKIINHDNGLNIGARHITVSTSGIIPKIYEFADQKMQINFAISLHAPNTEIRSRLMPINRAYKLPELMEAVKYYINKTGRRISFEYGLFGGVNDQVEHAEELADLLEGIKCHVNLIPVNYVPERDYVRTPRDQIFAFEKTLKSRGVNVTIRREQGHDIDAACGQLRAKERQDETR; via the coding sequence ATGGCAGAAATGAAAAAAACAAAAGGAAGAAAAGAATTGCGGACAGAGCGTCCGTCTATTTATTCTTTTGAATTAGATGAAATCAAACAATGGCTGACAGACAACGGAGAAAAACCGTTCCGAGCGGCACAGATTTTTGAATGGCTATATGAAAAACGCGTATCTTCATTTGAAGAAATGACAAACCTGTCTAAGGATTTGCGTGAGAAATTAAGCGCTCATTTTGTGTTAACAACGTTGAAAACGGCCGTCAAACAAACCTCTTCAGACGGTACAATGAAGTTTTTATTCGAGCTTCATGACGGTTATACAATCGAAACCGTGTTAATGAGACACGAGTATGGTAATTCTGTATGTGTAACGACACAGGTCGGCTGCCGCATTGGCTGTACATTCTGTGCTTCGACGCTTGGAGGCTTGAAACGAAACCTTGAAGCGGGCGAAATTGTCGCTCAAGTTGTCAAAGTCCAACAAGCTCTTGATGAGACGGATGAACGAGTGAGCTCTGTCGTGATCATGGGAATTGGTGAACCTTTTGATAACTTTGAAGAAATGCTCGCTTTCTTGAAAATCATTAACCATGATAATGGCCTAAATATCGGCGCGCGCCACATTACAGTTTCTACAAGCGGGATCATCCCGAAAATTTACGAATTCGCTGATCAGAAAATGCAAATTAACTTTGCGATTTCTCTGCATGCGCCGAATACAGAAATCAGAAGCCGTTTGATGCCGATTAACAGAGCGTACAAGCTGCCTGAATTAATGGAAGCTGTTAAATATTATATTAACAAAACGGGACGCCGTATCAGCTTTGAATACGGGCTGTTCGGAGGCGTAAACGACCAGGTGGAGCACGCGGAAGAACTTGCCGATTTGCTGGAAGGAATCAAATGCCACGTGAACTTGATTCCGGTAAACTACGTGCCTGAACGGGACTATGTGCGCACACCGCGTGACCAGATTTTCGCTTTTGAAAAAACGCTGAAATCCCGCGGAGTAAATGTCACAATCCGAAGAGAGCAAGGCCATGACATTGACGCAGCCTGCGGTCAGCTTCGCGCGAAGGAGCGTCAAGACGAGACGAGGTGA